A genome region from Tolypothrix sp. PCC 7712 includes the following:
- a CDS encoding ATP-binding protein, with amino-acid sequence MKLTLNCTLALEPMSIVSQQSPQAVADALWQVLREGLILPQSQVYKFYLSDEQEVQPHNIENVAYRFLHDRVQQAAYCLIPQDQKQATHLAIGQLLHANTPITQLDAYIFEIVNHLNIGIDLITQPEKKLELAQLNLLAGRKAKSAIAYNAAVKYCTQGIDLLPADAWREHYQLTLNLHNERLEAACLNTDFDKLAAWGEEVLQSATSLLNTIKVYEVQMMAFRAQGKFAAVVETGLQVLKLLGVEFPDQPTTLDISTATQQTKQLWMGRAPISLLDLPIMSDSHQLAAMQIMTTLVSSAYIGKPTLLPLLTSKQVEMAIRFGNSSIAIFSYADYAVTLCGLMGDIDAGYEFGQLALKLLEQYQTNAFKSRAYFIVNSFIRHWKEPLNHSIPYLLEGYQSGLETGDWMCVALNLVSYSQCSYWSGRELNDLAEEMENYRQVISQVKQEATLKYLECYQQAILNLLGEAEVPYYLQGKVFNAAEILPSLQSASNRTGLFYIHLNQAVLCYWFGEYAAASQQAALAEQYSNAVSGYFVAVIRVFYDALIHLANYTDASSEEQSAILERINSHQEKLQTWANYAPFNHQHRSSLVAAERYRVLGKFAEAMEHYDLAIAQAKTHGYLQDEALSNELAAKFYLSWGRQKVAASYMQEAYYCYARWGAKAKTEDLENHYPDLLRIILQQRIQPLQMLETLSSGFSPTISVHNSTDLSRSSSAEISTFDFAAILKASQAISGTIQLDKLLHQLTQIILQHSGGDRCALIVPNTQGEWLVRAIATPETTEICAEPLEGNPNLPLKLIQYVKNTQEMVMIEELKTNLPVIDEYLSQRQPKSLLCLPILNQGHVIGILYLKNRSTSNVFTSDRILILNFLCTQAAISLENARLYEDSQIYAQQLEQKSQALENAVQELQQTQLQMIQQEKMSALGNLVAGVAHEMNNPLGFIAASLKQAKPVVADITEHLKLYQQALPNPAAEILDHAEEIDLDYSLEDLPKMLNAMVMAADRLKNISTSLRTFSRADQDYKVPFNINEGIDSTILILKHRLKANEQRPEIVVVTEYDNLLPILCFPGQLNQVFMNIVANAIDALDESSIGKSFEEIKLNPHKIIVKTAIANHTLKISIADNGPGMSEDVKEKIFDHLFTTKAVGKGTGLGLAIARQIVEETHGGKIAVHSVLGQGTEFIISLPH; translated from the coding sequence AGCAGATGCTTTATGGCAGGTTTTGCGGGAAGGATTGATTTTACCGCAAAGTCAAGTTTATAAGTTTTATCTCAGCGATGAGCAAGAAGTTCAGCCTCACAATATCGAAAATGTTGCTTATCGCTTTCTGCACGATCGCGTCCAACAAGCGGCTTATTGTTTAATTCCCCAAGACCAAAAACAAGCGACTCATTTGGCGATTGGTCAATTATTGCACGCGAATACGCCTATAACTCAATTAGATGCATATATATTTGAAATTGTCAATCACCTGAATATTGGCATTGATTTAATCACTCAGCCTGAGAAAAAACTGGAGTTAGCTCAACTGAATTTGCTGGCGGGGCGCAAAGCCAAAAGTGCGATCGCCTATAATGCTGCTGTCAAATATTGCACCCAAGGCATTGACTTATTGCCTGCTGATGCTTGGAGGGAACATTACCAATTAACCCTAAATCTGCATAATGAGCGTTTAGAGGCTGCTTGCTTGAATACAGACTTTGACAAGCTAGCCGCATGGGGTGAGGAGGTGTTGCAATCTGCTACTTCTTTGCTAAATACTATCAAAGTCTATGAAGTCCAAATGATGGCATTTCGGGCGCAAGGTAAATTTGCCGCAGTAGTTGAAACTGGATTGCAAGTATTGAAATTACTCGGTGTGGAATTTCCCGATCAGCCAACTACCTTAGATATTAGCACCGCAACCCAGCAGACAAAACAACTATGGATGGGGCGCGCACCCATTAGCTTACTGGATTTGCCTATAATGAGCGATTCGCATCAGCTAGCAGCTATGCAAATCATGACTACATTGGTGTCCTCTGCGTACATTGGTAAACCAACACTGTTACCACTACTGACATCTAAGCAAGTAGAGATGGCTATTAGGTTTGGCAATTCATCCATTGCCATTTTTTCCTATGCAGATTACGCAGTGACTCTTTGTGGTTTGATGGGAGATATTGATGCTGGGTATGAGTTTGGACAACTGGCATTAAAGTTATTGGAACAATACCAAACTAACGCTTTCAAAAGTAGGGCTTACTTTATTGTCAACAGCTTTATTCGGCATTGGAAAGAACCATTAAATCACAGTATTCCATATTTGCTAGAAGGTTATCAAAGTGGTTTAGAAACCGGAGATTGGATGTGTGTAGCGTTAAATTTAGTGTCATATAGTCAGTGTAGCTATTGGAGTGGTCGAGAATTAAACGATTTGGCTGAGGAAATGGAGAACTATCGACAAGTCATCAGCCAAGTAAAACAAGAAGCAACATTAAAATATCTAGAGTGTTACCAACAAGCGATTCTCAATTTATTAGGAGAAGCGGAAGTTCCCTATTATTTACAGGGTAAAGTTTTCAATGCCGCCGAAATTTTACCCAGCTTGCAATCTGCCAGCAATCGCACGGGGTTATTTTACATTCATCTCAATCAAGCTGTTCTGTGTTATTGGTTCGGAGAATACGCAGCCGCCTCACAACAAGCAGCTTTAGCTGAACAGTATAGTAATGCGGTAAGTGGCTATTTCGTCGCAGTTATCCGAGTTTTTTATGATGCTTTAATTCATTTAGCAAACTACACCGATGCTAGCTCTGAAGAACAATCCGCTATTTTAGAGCGAATTAATTCCCATCAAGAAAAACTCCAAACTTGGGCTAATTACGCCCCATTCAATCATCAACATCGCTCTTCACTTGTAGCAGCAGAACGTTATCGAGTGCTTGGTAAATTTGCTGAGGCGATGGAACATTATGATTTAGCTATTGCCCAAGCCAAAACCCACGGTTATTTGCAAGATGAAGCACTCAGCAATGAACTAGCAGCTAAATTTTACCTCAGTTGGGGTAGACAGAAAGTTGCAGCCAGTTATATGCAGGAAGCATACTACTGTTACGCTCGTTGGGGCGCAAAAGCCAAAACTGAGGATTTGGAAAACCATTATCCTGATTTACTGCGGATTATTCTCCAGCAGAGAATACAACCATTGCAAATGCTGGAAACATTATCGAGCGGCTTTAGCCCTACAATCTCAGTGCATAATTCTACTGATTTGAGTCGTTCTTCTAGCGCTGAAATTAGTACCTTTGATTTTGCTGCGATCCTCAAAGCTTCTCAAGCCATTTCTGGCACGATTCAACTAGATAAACTGCTACACCAATTAACACAGATTATTCTGCAACATTCTGGGGGCGATCGCTGTGCCTTAATCGTACCCAATACTCAAGGAGAATGGTTAGTTAGGGCTATTGCTACACCCGAAACCACAGAAATTTGTGCCGAACCTTTAGAGGGTAACCCCAACTTACCACTCAAGTTGATCCAGTACGTCAAAAATACTCAAGAAATGGTGATGATTGAGGAACTCAAAACCAATTTACCTGTAATTGATGAGTATTTAAGTCAAAGACAACCAAAAAGTTTGTTGTGCTTACCAATTCTCAATCAAGGACATGTAATTGGGATTTTGTATTTAAAGAATCGCTCAACTAGTAATGTATTTACTAGCGATCGCATTTTGATTCTCAATTTTCTTTGTACTCAAGCAGCTATTTCTCTAGAAAATGCGCGTCTTTACGAAGATTCTCAAATTTATGCTCAACAGTTAGAACAAAAATCTCAAGCATTGGAAAATGCGGTGCAAGAACTGCAACAAACCCAACTGCAAATGATCCAACAGGAAAAAATGTCTGCACTTGGTAACTTAGTTGCTGGGGTAGCCCATGAAATGAACAATCCCCTCGGCTTTATTGCAGCTAGCCTCAAACAAGCTAAACCTGTTGTGGCTGATATCACTGAACACCTGAAATTATATCAGCAAGCTCTACCAAATCCGGCAGCAGAAATTCTCGATCATGCAGAAGAAATCGACTTAGACTATAGCTTAGAAGACCTACCAAAAATGCTCAATGCAATGGTCATGGCTGCTGACAGATTAAAAAATATTAGCACCAGTTTAAGAACTTTCTCCCGTGCTGATCAAGATTATAAAGTGCCATTTAACATCAATGAAGGTATTGATAGCACAATCTTAATTCTCAAACATCGCCTGAAAGCAAATGAACAACGTCCAGAAATTGTAGTTGTGACTGAGTACGATAATTTACTGCCAATCTTGTGCTTTCCAGGACAATTAAATCAGGTATTTATGAATATTGTCGCTAATGCCATTGATGCTTTAGATGAGTCAAGTATCGGTAAAAGCTTTGAAGAAATCAAGCTCAATCCTCACAAAATTATCGTGAAAACTGCTATTGCAAATCATACATTAAAAATCTCAATTGCCGATAATGGCCCAGGCATGAGCGAAGATGTCAAAGAAAAGATATTTGACCATTTATTTACGACCAAAGCAGTAGGTAAAGGCACAGGATTAGGACTAGCGATCGCGCGCCAAATTGTAGAAGAAACACATGGGGGAAAAATTGCAGTTCATTCTGTTTTAGGGCAAGGAACAGAATTTATTATTTCTCTGCCTCATTAA
- a CDS encoding alpha-D-glucose phosphate-specific phosphoglucomutase: MDTQTFNTTPFPDQKPGTSGLRKAVSVFQKPHYLENFIQSIFDILEGLQGQTLVVGGDGRYYNRQAIQIILKMAAANGVARIKVGQDGILSTPAVSAIIRKYQALGGIVLSASHNPGGPKGDFGVKYNISNGGPAPEKVTEAIYARSKVIDKYYILNAPDVDLGTLGESKLGEMVVEVIDSVQDYQELMESLFDFDRIHQFLTSGNFRLCIDSLHAVTGPYAHALFEQRLGAPAGSVQNSIPLEDFGGGHPDPNLVYAHDLVEVLYGENAPDFGAASDGDGDRNMILGRKFFVTPSDSLAILAANAKLVPGYQDGLAGVARSMPTSQAVDLVAKRLGIDCYETPTGWKFFGNLLDAGKATLCGEESFGTGSNHIREKDGLWAVLFWLNILAVKQQSVEEIVREHWQAYGRNYYSRHDYEEVDAGKANALIDNVRSQMPNLPGKQFGKYEVEYSDDFSYTDPVDGSISENQGIRIGFTDGSRIVFRLSGTGTQGATLRIYLESYEPDTAKQNLDPQEALGNLIAIADEIAQIRTFTGREQPTVIT; encoded by the coding sequence ATGGATACCCAGACATTTAATACCACCCCCTTTCCTGACCAGAAGCCCGGCACTTCTGGGCTACGGAAAGCCGTGAGTGTTTTTCAAAAACCTCATTATTTAGAAAACTTCATTCAATCCATCTTTGATATTCTCGAAGGCTTACAGGGACAAACCTTAGTTGTAGGTGGTGATGGCCGTTATTACAATCGCCAAGCTATTCAAATTATCTTGAAAATGGCAGCAGCTAATGGTGTAGCTAGAATTAAGGTCGGTCAGGATGGAATTTTGTCTACCCCAGCAGTATCTGCCATAATTCGCAAATACCAGGCGCTTGGTGGCATTGTCCTGTCTGCCAGCCATAATCCTGGCGGCCCCAAGGGTGATTTTGGTGTAAAATACAACATCAGTAACGGTGGGCCTGCACCGGAAAAAGTGACAGAGGCTATCTATGCCCGCAGCAAAGTTATTGACAAATATTACATCTTAAATGCCCCAGATGTCGATTTAGGAACTTTGGGTGAATCTAAACTGGGAGAAATGGTTGTAGAAGTCATTGACTCCGTGCAAGATTATCAAGAGTTAATGGAGTCCCTGTTTGATTTCGATCGCATTCACCAATTCTTAACTTCTGGGAACTTCCGGCTGTGCATAGATTCACTTCATGCCGTGACTGGCCCCTATGCCCATGCCTTGTTTGAGCAGCGTTTGGGCGCACCTGCAGGCAGCGTGCAAAATAGTATACCTCTGGAAGACTTTGGTGGCGGACATCCTGACCCGAATTTGGTGTATGCCCATGACTTAGTAGAAGTCCTTTATGGAGAAAATGCCCCAGACTTTGGCGCAGCTTCCGATGGCGATGGCGATCGCAACATGATTTTGGGACGCAAGTTTTTTGTTACCCCCAGCGATAGTTTGGCAATTTTAGCTGCCAATGCCAAGCTAGTGCCAGGATATCAGGATGGTTTGGCAGGAGTTGCACGTTCTATGCCTACTAGTCAAGCAGTAGATCTAGTAGCAAAACGGCTGGGGATTGACTGCTACGAAACACCCACTGGTTGGAAGTTCTTTGGTAATTTATTAGATGCAGGTAAAGCTACTCTTTGTGGAGAAGAAAGCTTTGGCACTGGTTCCAACCATATTCGAGAAAAAGATGGGCTGTGGGCAGTGCTGTTTTGGCTGAATATTCTAGCAGTGAAGCAACAATCTGTAGAAGAGATTGTCCGCGAACACTGGCAAGCTTACGGACGTAACTACTATTCTCGCCACGATTACGAAGAAGTTGATGCAGGGAAAGCCAACGCCTTGATTGACAATGTGCGATCGCAAATGCCAAATCTTCCAGGCAAACAGTTTGGTAAATATGAGGTTGAGTATAGCGATGACTTTAGCTACACCGACCCAGTTGATGGCAGCATTAGTGAAAACCAAGGCATCAGAATTGGATTTACTGATGGTTCCCGCATTGTCTTCCGTCTCTCTGGTACTGGTACCCAAGGCGCAACTTTGCGAATTTATCTGGAATCTTACGAACCGGATACTGCTAAACAAAACCTCGATCCGCAAGAAGCACTAGGAAATTTAATTGCGATCGCAGATGAAATTGCTCAGATTCGCACCTTCACAGGTAGAGAACAGCCGACTGTGATCACCTAA
- the cutA gene encoding divalent-cation tolerance protein CutA yields MEPIFVYVTCKDRAEALQVGKVLVEERLAACANVIDGMESIYWWKGQLEVGKEAVLILKSRDDLLEELTKKVKLEHSYEVPCVVALPIKGGNQEYLNWLLGETKKE; encoded by the coding sequence ATGGAACCTATTTTTGTTTATGTCACTTGTAAAGACCGTGCCGAGGCTTTACAGGTGGGCAAAGTCCTAGTTGAAGAACGCCTCGCCGCCTGTGCCAACGTGATTGATGGGATGGAAAGCATTTATTGGTGGAAAGGTCAATTGGAAGTGGGCAAGGAAGCAGTTTTAATTCTCAAATCCCGGGATGATTTGCTGGAGGAACTAACAAAAAAAGTCAAATTGGAGCATAGCTACGAAGTGCCTTGTGTGGTGGCTTTACCCATCAAAGGCGGGAATCAGGAGTATCTGAATTGGCTGCTAGGGGAAACAAAGAAAGAATAG
- a CDS encoding mechanosensitive ion channel family protein, with protein MNILIILSEVIFVIVIFFLLNWLIGIILKQVTKVSWLQGKTANITFLRRSLSRILILISAVLCLALIGINGMVIYRGGNIQEFQLNLLRSLPTQFWINLLAASLKSVGLLLLVKFTIPPLNRGLDSVCHYTKRVDQIKANDESVEAFFKVFKRIVSYTIWISAAIVCAKFLYLPEIVSKYLYIALKIYVIISVGLLIVKAVATIVDTLDALSLKYSGSNNLLRLYERLRHLIPLCKKCLEYVLYVGIVNLVVPEIEPIAWISSYTPRIVQIIGVCFLSNVLIEVAYFLLDEFYLKTQDTNESHRQKRLTLIPLMRSFAKYFVYFTAGVTILRLLGIDPAPILAGAGIVGIAVGLGAQNLINDIVCGFLILFENYYLVGDYIEAGKIEERPVEGVVEAIELRTTHLRHPDGQLQIIRNGDIGSIINYSKQYIYARVEVSVAYDSNLDHVYRVVDKVGQQLKVNEQDVLEPTRVAGLEHFGENNLLLLTLTKVKPGKHLHIQRVLRKILKDTFSQEEIEICGFSKKNHR; from the coding sequence ATGAATATATTAATTATCCTGAGTGAAGTCATATTTGTAATAGTTATTTTCTTCCTGCTTAACTGGCTAATTGGCATCATCCTCAAGCAGGTTACCAAGGTTTCTTGGCTTCAAGGGAAAACTGCAAATATCACCTTCTTGCGCCGGAGTCTCAGTAGAATTTTAATTCTGATTTCTGCAGTGCTATGTCTGGCGCTAATTGGTATCAACGGGATGGTAATTTATCGAGGTGGGAACATTCAGGAATTTCAACTGAATCTGCTTCGCAGTCTGCCTACTCAATTTTGGATAAATCTCTTGGCAGCAAGTCTAAAATCTGTAGGTTTACTCCTGCTAGTTAAGTTCACTATTCCGCCCTTAAATCGTGGTTTAGACTCGGTTTGTCACTATACTAAAAGAGTCGATCAGATTAAAGCTAATGATGAAAGTGTTGAGGCTTTTTTCAAGGTATTCAAGAGAATTGTTAGTTATACTATATGGATATCCGCTGCTATTGTATGTGCTAAATTTCTCTACCTCCCAGAAATTGTTTCTAAATACCTTTATATCGCTTTAAAAATATACGTTATCATCTCAGTTGGTCTACTCATTGTTAAAGCTGTTGCTACTATTGTTGATACTCTTGATGCCTTGAGCCTAAAATATTCTGGCTCTAACAATTTACTACGTCTATACGAGCGGTTACGTCATCTCATACCTCTGTGCAAAAAATGTTTAGAATATGTTCTGTATGTTGGCATAGTTAATCTTGTTGTTCCAGAAATAGAACCTATAGCTTGGATCAGTTCTTATACTCCTAGAATTGTGCAAATTATTGGGGTTTGCTTTCTGAGCAATGTTTTAATTGAAGTTGCTTACTTTCTTTTGGATGAATTCTACCTTAAAACTCAAGATACTAATGAATCTCATCGGCAGAAACGGCTAACTTTAATTCCCTTAATGCGGAGTTTTGCTAAATATTTCGTCTATTTTACTGCTGGAGTAACTATACTTAGGCTCCTGGGAATTGATCCAGCACCTATTTTAGCAGGTGCTGGAATTGTGGGTATAGCAGTTGGTCTAGGGGCGCAAAACCTAATTAATGATATCGTTTGTGGATTTTTAATTTTGTTTGAAAACTATTACTTAGTAGGTGATTATATTGAAGCTGGAAAAATAGAAGAAAGACCTGTTGAGGGAGTTGTCGAAGCAATCGAACTGCGAACCACTCACCTCCGCCATCCCGATGGTCAATTGCAGATTATTCGCAATGGGGATATTGGCTCAATTATTAATTACTCTAAGCAATACATATATGCCAGGGTGGAAGTTAGTGTTGCCTATGACTCTAATTTAGATCATGTATATAGAGTAGTTGACAAAGTAGGACAGCAGTTAAAAGTGAATGAACAGGATGTTTTAGAACCTACAAGAGTAGCTGGACTAGAACACTTTGGTGAAAATAATTTACTGCTGCTGACACTGACAAAAGTTAAGCCAGGAAAACACCTGCATATTCAGCGTGTTCTTCGTAAGATATTGAAGGATACTTTTAGCCAGGAAGAAATAGAAATTTGCGGTTTTTCTAAGAAAAATCATAGATAA
- a CDS encoding ABC transporter ATP-binding protein, which yields MKVRSSYWQLLPYLWPQWPLLVRGFACILGFVLLTLALPYLAGQVAFFVGQGNVNQIAYWLGLATLVFLLRGLCQYGQNVFMIAAALNMVLNLRQQVYAHLHKLGLDYFETTQTGDLTYRLTEDIDRVGEIVDKLSHQFLSNLLQLIVIPIYMIYLNWQLTLAGLILAPLMAWLIGAFGQRLLVLSRQSQNQVSNLSALLTEVFSGIRVVQAFAAQGYEVKRFNQEAEHHRQAKYRALQLKSLQFPVVGFLEAVSIMLLFLLGGWQISQNQLTPQGFISFLAAVAILIQPIDLLISNYNEYKQTEASVERIFELMAQQPSLSEKPTAKELPRIAGKIEYRHVSFAYNPGQPVLKDLSLHAAPGNVIALVGASGAGKSTLINLLLRFYDPQAGEILIDDIDIRDVTLTSLRRQIGIVPQDITLFSGTIAENIGYGQEELDFAAIEQAAKIANAHSFISQFAQGYHSWVGERGVNLSGGQRQRLAIARAIVNDPRILILDEATSALDSESEALVQEALERVMQNRTVFIIAHRLSSVRRADCILVLEQGQVVEAGTHTSLLSQEGRYARFYAQQFYSTDEIESRE from the coding sequence ATGAAAGTCCGCTCTAGCTACTGGCAACTGTTACCTTATCTGTGGCCCCAATGGCCGCTGTTAGTTCGGGGATTCGCTTGCATCTTAGGATTTGTGTTGCTTACCCTAGCACTGCCCTATCTAGCAGGTCAGGTGGCTTTTTTTGTTGGTCAGGGTAATGTTAATCAGATTGCCTACTGGCTGGGGCTAGCTACTTTGGTATTTTTGCTGCGAGGGCTTTGCCAGTACGGGCAGAATGTCTTTATGATTGCTGCTGCTCTCAATATGGTTTTAAATCTGCGTCAGCAGGTATATGCACATCTACACAAACTCGGATTAGATTACTTTGAAACTACACAGACAGGTGACCTCACTTATCGGTTAACTGAAGATATTGATCGCGTCGGTGAGATTGTGGACAAGTTATCGCATCAGTTTCTTTCCAATCTGTTGCAGTTAATTGTCATTCCCATTTACATGATTTACTTGAATTGGCAACTCACCCTTGCCGGTTTGATTTTAGCTCCCTTGATGGCTTGGTTGATTGGCGCATTTGGTCAGCGATTACTGGTGCTATCTCGCCAAAGTCAAAATCAGGTTTCTAATTTATCGGCGCTGCTAACGGAAGTATTTAGCGGGATTCGCGTGGTTCAGGCTTTTGCCGCCCAAGGGTATGAGGTCAAGCGATTCAATCAAGAAGCCGAACACCATCGCCAAGCTAAGTATCGCGCTCTACAACTCAAATCGCTGCAGTTTCCGGTTGTTGGTTTTTTAGAAGCAGTTAGTATTATGCTGCTGTTTCTGTTGGGCGGATGGCAGATTTCGCAAAATCAGCTGACACCTCAAGGCTTTATTAGTTTCTTAGCTGCTGTAGCGATACTGATTCAGCCCATCGACTTGTTAATTAGCAATTACAACGAGTACAAACAGACCGAGGCTTCTGTAGAACGCATATTTGAATTGATGGCGCAGCAGCCCAGTTTAAGCGAAAAACCGACTGCTAAGGAACTACCAAGAATTGCTGGCAAGATAGAGTATCGTCATGTTAGTTTCGCCTACAATCCCGGTCAGCCTGTCCTCAAGGATCTCAGTCTGCACGCTGCACCAGGTAATGTCATCGCCTTAGTTGGTGCTTCTGGGGCGGGCAAATCGACTTTAATTAATTTGTTACTTCGCTTTTACGACCCGCAAGCAGGCGAAATTCTCATAGATGATATCGATATCCGTGATGTCACACTCACTAGCTTGCGTCGTCAAATTGGCATTGTGCCCCAAGATATTACTCTTTTTTCTGGAACCATCGCCGAAAATATTGGTTACGGTCAGGAAGAATTAGATTTTGCCGCCATAGAACAAGCAGCCAAGATTGCTAATGCTCACTCGTTTATCAGCCAGTTTGCCCAAGGTTACCATAGCTGGGTAGGCGAACGTGGGGTTAACCTTTCTGGAGGACAACGCCAAAGATTAGCGATCGCCCGAGCAATTGTTAACGATCCGCGAATTCTCATCCTAGATGAAGCTACATCTGCCTTAGATTCGGAATCAGAAGCACTTGTCCAAGAAGCACTGGAGCGAGTTATGCAAAACCGCACCGTGTTTATTATCGCCCATCGCTTAAGCAGTGTGCGGCGGGCTGACTGCATTCTTGTATTAGAACAGGGGCAGGTAGTGGAAGCTGGTACCCACACGTCCCTCCTGTCTCAGGAAGGACGCTATGCTCGTTTTTATGCCCAACAGTTTTACTCTACAGATGAGATAGAAAGTAGAGAATAA
- a CDS encoding lipid-A-disaccharide synthase-related protein, producing the protein MPSKRILFISNGHGEDNHTSHVIQTLRQLSPSIEMAAMPIVGEGTAYRSLNIPIIGPTQTMPSGGFFYMKRLYLLKDFQSGLVGLTWRQLQAVLQYAPSCDLIMATGDFVSQTFAYLTKRPFVSFISCLSALYEGRLQINPLLWHDLNSARCLAVFTRDAHTTFDLQRQGIAKAKFGGIPALDRLVPAGKDLHLKPNIPAIALLPGSRMPEAARNFCLQLQLVKEIAQVMPESGLQFRAALVPKLMGELEEIAKSQGWQISQGRLTYSLPKSSPEKSPLVEVRCYSDAFSDILYHSTLVIGMAGLAVDLAVAIGKPIIQIPGEGPQFTYQFAEAQTRLLGISAQTIGTGPATPETLKQAAQRVVETLQDADYLAKCQQNGPERFGPPGASERIARFLLNSLGEIDSRRQEAVPMKQVS; encoded by the coding sequence ATGCCTTCTAAACGAATCTTGTTTATCAGTAACGGGCACGGAGAGGATAACCACACTTCTCATGTTATTCAAACCCTGCGGCAATTATCTCCTTCTATTGAGATGGCAGCAATGCCAATTGTGGGGGAAGGAACAGCTTACCGCAGCTTAAACATTCCGATTATTGGGCCAACACAAACGATGCCCTCTGGAGGATTCTTTTACATGAAGCGCCTCTATTTACTCAAAGATTTCCAATCGGGATTAGTTGGGTTAACGTGGCGACAGTTACAAGCGGTTTTGCAGTATGCTCCTAGCTGCGATTTGATTATGGCTACTGGGGATTTCGTCTCCCAAACATTTGCTTATTTAACAAAGCGCCCTTTCGTCTCATTTATTTCTTGTCTTTCTGCCTTGTATGAAGGGCGATTGCAGATCAATCCGTTGCTGTGGCACGATTTGAATTCTGCTCGATGTTTGGCAGTTTTTACCAGAGATGCCCATACAACTTTCGATCTACAACGACAAGGTATAGCTAAAGCTAAATTTGGTGGCATTCCAGCCTTAGATCGCCTCGTTCCGGCTGGCAAAGACTTGCACCTCAAACCAAACATCCCTGCGATCGCTCTTTTACCAGGTTCACGAATGCCAGAAGCCGCCAGAAATTTCTGTTTGCAGTTGCAACTGGTGAAAGAAATTGCCCAGGTGATGCCTGAATCTGGATTGCAGTTTCGCGCTGCGTTGGTTCCTAAATTGATGGGGGAACTAGAAGAGATTGCTAAAAGTCAAGGTTGGCAAATATCCCAAGGCAGACTTACCTATTCTCTGCCAAAAAGTTCTCCTGAGAAATCACCCCTGGTAGAAGTGAGATGTTACTCAGATGCTTTTAGTGATATCTTGTATCACTCTACTCTCGTCATTGGCATGGCAGGTTTGGCAGTGGATTTAGCAGTGGCGATTGGTAAACCGATTATTCAAATTCCCGGAGAAGGCCCTCAATTTACCTATCAATTTGCAGAAGCGCAAACGCGGCTATTGGGCATTTCTGCCCAAACCATTGGCACTGGGCCAGCAACTCCAGAGACACTCAAACAAGCGGCTCAACGAGTAGTAGAGACTTTACAAGATGCAGACTATCTCGCTAAGTGTCAACAAAACGGCCCTGAGCGATTTGGCCCGCCTGGCGCATCTGAAAGAATAGCCCGCTTTTTACTCAATTCTCTAGGAGAAATTGATTCAAGAAGGCAGGAGGCAGTCCCAATGAAACAAGTTTCATGA
- a CDS encoding SMI1/KNR4 family protein → MKEILHRIENWLKNNFSELLDTLNPGATVEEIQALEKQIQSELPSSFKELYKWHNGQKSGTYPGLFYGLEFLSLLEVSANWQVWAELVDDDINKHILCQSYSPGKVKEIYANKKWVPFAFDWGGNHLGIDLDPGEQGIRGQVINFGRDEEVKFIFADNLESFLNWFITQLESGNYILSSEEDTKSFSTKNPQMIHFLDYWKVITQGKL, encoded by the coding sequence ATGAAAGAAATATTACATCGAATTGAAAATTGGTTAAAAAATAATTTTTCTGAATTATTAGACACCTTAAATCCGGGAGCAACTGTAGAGGAAATTCAAGCGTTAGAAAAACAAATCCAAAGCGAGTTACCCTCATCATTTAAAGAATTATATAAGTGGCATAATGGACAGAAAAGCGGAACTTATCCAGGGTTATTTTACGGGTTAGAATTCTTGTCCTTGCTAGAAGTATCTGCAAATTGGCAAGTGTGGGCGGAACTTGTGGATGATGATATCAATAAGCATATTCTCTGCCAATCTTATAGCCCAGGAAAAGTTAAAGAAATATATGCTAATAAGAAGTGGGTGCCTTTTGCTTTTGATTGGGGTGGCAACCATTTAGGAATAGATTTAGACCCGGGAGAGCAAGGGATTAGAGGACAAGTTATCAATTTTGGTAGAGATGAAGAAGTTAAATTTATTTTTGCAGATAATTTAGAATCATTTTTAAATTGGTTTATTACTCAACTAGAATCAGGAAATTACATTCTCAGTTCTGAGGAAGATACAAAGAGTTTTAGTACTAAAAACCCACAAATGATCCATTTTCTTGATTATTGGAAAGTAATTACTCAAGGCAAGCTTTAA